In Tripterygium wilfordii isolate XIE 37 chromosome 17, ASM1340144v1, whole genome shotgun sequence, the genomic window AAAAAAGGATCCGAAGGGGCTACCATGCAATGAAAGCGAGAGGCTATATGATTCCCCTTATCATCCCTAGCAATCACACCAATTCCAACATGAGGGGATTTGATAgcagcatcaaagttgatcttGACTACATTTAATGGAGGGGGGTCCCAACATGTTCTTGACATCACTGCCAAAGAGGTCCCTTGCCTGTCATTTCCAATGGTCTGGGCCACCTTGTAATCAAGCTGCATACACTCAACTAAAATCCCCACCTCTTCGGGTTTGCCAATATAGGAATTGTGAAGGACTTTATTCCTCACGAACCACACTTGCCATAAGCTAATAAGCACTCGATTAAAATCTTCTTTAGTTGCATCCAGGTACACATCACAGAGCCAATCAAATGTAGAAGCACTCCTCACAGGCTTTGTTATATGAGATAATCCAGCTGCATTCAAGGACTTTCGGACCCACTTACACTCTACGAACAGATGCCTTGACGATTCATAATCCACTCCACACAATAAACACCCATTATGGACCTCTAACGATCTCGACTGCAAATTTGAAAAGGTGGGAATAAAGTCTTTGCATAACCTCCAAATAAAAGACTTCACTTTAGGTGGAACTTCGGCCGACCACATAGCCTTCCAGAATTTAGACTCCGAAGAATAACTGGACGAAGGGGCACCCATTGCACCACGAATCCAGTTCTCATAGACATGATAACCACTCTTGACAGAGTAATGGCCATTACTATTAAAACTCCATCGGCGAACATCCTTGGCCCCCACATCTCCCAAAGGAATTTGCATGATAGCATCGACATCTATGGGGTGGAATATTTCTACCAATTGAAAATTTAGTCATTGCTTTCCAATAATCTCATTTTTTCTACACTCACCTACGTCAACAACTAAGGTATCTTTCTTCTCTGTAGGCAATACCCTGCAACAATTTCTTCTTCGATtctgttaaaaaaaacacacacacacggaCATCAATTAAAAATCACAAAATGTGTAATCAAGTAAAAATATTCAGAAATTAACTTCATCATCAATCACCTTGTCCCAAAGAGATGGATTCGGCTTCTTATAAACCTCCACTCGAACTATTTCAGAACGATCTGCTGCTTTCTTTCCTCTACACCGCCGATTAACTACTCCATTCCTCACATACTCACTTGCAGTctcatttttctttgaattatACACTGCATTCGTCAACAGATAAATAAACGGTGCGCGACACGAATTACGAGGAACCTCGCGAGTATTGAAGGAGAGCTTGGTGTAATCGGCTTTTGGGTACCAGTTGCGGAATGTTCGTAAGGGTTTTTCGACTTCTCGAGGCAACGTTATGCCTCGAATTATTTGAACCGCGTAGCCCCATGAGACGGATATGGTCCAAGTTCGAGACTTGTCGTAGCAAATTGATTGTTGGAGTAAGGCGGCGGAGTCGAGCTTCATCGGGGCCTTGAGCCGTTTTAAGGCTTCGACCTTGTCCACGCCGGGGAATATTGGATCGATTATGTCTAGATGGTGAAGAGACACAAGAGGCGCTATTGGATGCGCTGCCAGTAGCCCGAATGCGTTGCCATACAAATCGAACTgatgacaagaaaaaaaagaaaagaaaaatcataaagcATTCCAGACTGTAACAGACCCTTAATCCATTTAACCCAGCTACAATGTGTGTCAAAAAACAGGAATCGTCTGCAAGGTGGGTTTACGCATGCCTAACCTGGCTCAAAGGGCGTGGTTTGCTCTGGGTTTCGACccaactaaaacaaaaacaaaacattgaTGTGTACATAAAAGCAATAAATACTAACCTGGTGAAATCCAGGTTCTTTGGTGAGAGGAACGCCAAGCTCAGTCATACAAGCATGAACACGATCATCGGAGCCATACAAACTTGGGTACCTCCTAATACACTTATCTTGCATTCTAGCCAACGCTTCCGCTAACGGGTAACTTATAGCAAAACCAGCACCACCATAAGCCATGGCATACGAGAATTCCTTTATGTTCTGCAAGTGACTCTCCGATGAACTCCCTATATAATGAAACTCATTGTGATCATACTTATCCAAAACCCTCATCAAATTATCAACAATAAAATGTGTATCATCATCACACATCACAAACCACCTCACATCCTTCATCCCTAATCTGAATGTCTCTGACACTATCCTCGATATTCGTATCGCAGACCGATCACCTTTCGGGTGCTTGTACTTGAATTTCGAAGTGTCGCTTGAGATTTTCAATTGAGGCAGGAGTTTCTCCTCTTCTACACTAATTTCAACTGGCTCATCTAACCAAACTACACCCCGCATCTCGCCCGGTCTCCACCATAACTTGATGAACTCCTTTCTCCTATCCCAAATTTTTGCAGAGGCCGCAATACAAAACACTATCTGGTGAAGATCTGTCTTCTTGTATAAGGTTGATATTCCTTTTAGGGTTGGATTTGATGGAGGTGGCGGCGGCGGCAGTAGTGGCGGCGGTGGCAACAAGACTTCTACTTCATCATACTGGTGATGATCAAAGGTTCTCAGTCTCAGGGGAGTTTCTATAATACATGGTTTTGAATAATTCAAAATTCTGAGTGAGTAAAATAGGGAGAAAATAGTGACTAAAAATATGACACACACTATCAACTTCGAAAAGGCATGGTTTTTCATGATCTCTAAATCTTTTGGTTTAAGTTTCATGGTTGATATGGAGGGTTCAAAGTTTGGAATAAAAAGAAGATAATTCGTAGTGTTTTGAAGACtgttaaattatattatattgaaaAACTCGGTGTTGTTCTGTTAtgaacaaacacaaaaatatatataagggAACAAAGTTGCAGTGTCATTGATAAACACAACAAATACTCAGATAGACATAATGATAGAAGTTGGTTGAAAGTGAACTACTTAATTACCAAACTcttcaacaaacaaacaaacacagacTTTTAATTTACTAACTTAAGCATATATTTatctatataatattataatacagATATCGTACGTGCCTATATATCGTACAATTAATcgatataaatatattaatattttggaAATCTGAAAATTGCATTTGGTTAACTGAGCATCAACTACAAAACTAATCATAATATTTTTAACGAACTATAAAGCTACTCATACTATTTTTAATGGAGATGAAATACAGACAACTTTagaaaataaatagataaaagAATTGCAATTTACCTCCATTGCAGTGCCTGAATTTCTTAAAATTACGTTTGTTCTCCTCTTTGGGCTGCTCGTTG contains:
- the LOC119982213 gene encoding uncharacterized protein LOC119982213 isoform X1 gives rise to the protein MELMQVCFTWLEKSICSIKATSSPKRRTNVILRNSGTAMEYDEVEVLLPPPPLLPPPPPPSNPTLKGISTLYKKTDLHQIVFCIAASAKIWDRRKEFIKLWWRPGEMRGVVWLDEPVEISVEEEKLLPQLKISSDTSKFKYKHPKGDRSAIRISRIVSETFRLGMKDVRWFVMCDDDTHFIVDNLMRVLDKYDHNEFHYIGSSSESHLQNIKEFSYAMAYGGAGFAISYPLAEALARMQDKCIRRYPSLYGSDDRVHACMTELGVPLTKEPGFHQFDLYGNAFGLLAAHPIAPLVSLHHLDIIDPIFPGVDKVEALKRLKAPMKLDSAALLQQSICYDKSRTWTISVSWGYAVQIIRGITLPREVEKPLRTFRNWYPKADYTKLSFNTREVPRNSCRAPFIYLLTNAVYNSKKNETASEYVRNGVVNRRCRGKKAADRSEIVRVEVYKKPNPSLWDKNRRRNCCRVLPTEKKDTLVVDVGECRKNEIIGKQ
- the LOC119982213 gene encoding uncharacterized protein LOC119982213 isoform X2 gives rise to the protein MEYDEVEVLLPPPPLLPPPPPPSNPTLKGISTLYKKTDLHQIVFCIAASAKIWDRRKEFIKLWWRPGEMRGVVWLDEPVEISVEEEKLLPQLKISSDTSKFKYKHPKGDRSAIRISRIVSETFRLGMKDVRWFVMCDDDTHFIVDNLMRVLDKYDHNEFHYIGSSSESHLQNIKEFSYAMAYGGAGFAISYPLAEALARMQDKCIRRYPSLYGSDDRVHACMTELGVPLTKEPGFHQFDLYGNAFGLLAAHPIAPLVSLHHLDIIDPIFPGVDKVEALKRLKAPMKLDSAALLQQSICYDKSRTWTISVSWGYAVQIIRGITLPREVEKPLRTFRNWYPKADYTKLSFNTREVPRNSCRAPFIYLLTNAVYNSKKNETASEYVRNGVVNRRCRGKKAADRSEIVRVEVYKKPNPSLWDKNRRRNCCRVLPTEKKDTLVVDVGECRKNEIIGKQ